The genomic interval CGGTCGCCTCGGCGCACGAGGCGCTCGACTATCTCTCGCGCGAGCCCGTCGATGTCGTCGTGCTCGACGTCGAGATGCCGGGCATGAACGGCATCGACGCGCTCCCGCACATTTTGGAACGCGCCGAAAAGGCCCGCGTGCTCATCCTCTCGTCGAATTGCGTCGAGGGCGGTCCCGCGGCGATCGAGGCGCTTGCGCTCGGTGCGAGCGACACGCTCGCCAAGCCCGGGCGCGGCAGCTTTTCGGGGCGCTTCGCCGACGTGCTGACCGAACGGATCATGACGCTCGGCCACCAACAGGACCATCCGGCACCGGTGCCGGTCGCCGAACGCCGCGCGCCTGCGCCGCCCGCGCTCGCGATCGATACCGACCAGCCGATCGAGTGCATCGCGGTCGCGGCCTCGACCGGCGGCATCCCCGCCTTCACCAATTTCCTCGCCCACCTCGATCCGCGGATCGCCGCGCCGATCCTGCTGACCCAGCATCTGCCCGACGCCTTCATGGAATTTTACGCGAAGCAGATCGGGATGATGACGTCGCGCCGAGTGCGCGTTGCCGAAGCCGGGATGGCGATCGAGCCGAACTCCATCTATCTCGCCCCCGGCGACGCGCATCTGATCGTCGTCGAGGGCGTCCGGCGCCGTGAAATCGCGCTCGATCGCCACCCTGTGGATAATGGATGCTGCCCCTCGGCCGATCCGATGCTCGATTCGGTCGCCGAAGTCTACGGCAAGGGCGGCATCGCCGTGATCCTCAGCGGCATGGGGCGCGACGGCGCGATCGGCGCGGCGCGCCTGAAAGATGCGGGCGGCACGATCTTCGCGCAGGCGCCCGAAAGCTGCGTCATCTGGGGGATGCCGGGCGCGGTGGCAAAGTCGGGCATCGCCGCGGCGACGCTCAACCCCGACGCGATCGCGCTGATGCTCGGTAGCTTCATGCCCGGAAGGCGCAAGCCATGATGGGGGGCAGCGCCAGCGAATCGGCCTATCGCGTCCTGATGGGCGTGCTCGAATCGCGCACGGGGCAGACGCTTTCGCCGAGCCGCATCTGGCGGATCGAAATGTCGCTCAAGCCCGTGATGCAGCGCCATGGCATCGCGGATCTCGACGCGCTGGTCGCCGCGCTCGTCACCTCGAACAGCCGCGCGCTGCTCGACGACACGGTCGACGCGATGCTCAACAACGAAACCTATTTCTATCGGGAATACAGCGTTTTCGACGAAATAGCTGCGACCGCGCTCGAGCAGATTCGCGAGGTCAACAAGCTGCGCCGCCGGCTGACGATCTGGCATTGCGGTGTCTCGACGGGGCAGGAAGCCTATTCGATGGCGATGCTGATCGCGGAGCAGGGCGCGAAATGGGCGGGCTGGCAGGTCGACATCGTCGGCACCGACGTCAGCCATCATGCGATCGGCCGCGCGCGCGTCGGCCTCTACACCCAGTTCGAGATCCAGCGCGGGCTGCCCGTGCAGCGGATGGTGCGCTGGTTCGACCAGACCGAGGCCGGCTGGCTCGCCAAGGCCGACCTCCGCCGCCGGATCGATTTTTCGGTGCAGAACATGCTCATCGACCGGCCGCCGCTGGCGAGCCCGGCGGACCTCATCTTCTGCCGCAACCTGCTGCTCTATTTTTCGGCGCCGATGCGCCAGAAAGCCTTCGCGCGGCTGCGCGCGATGGCGGCGCCGCAAAGCTTCCTCGTCCTCGGCGCGGGCGAAACCGTGCTCGGCCAGACCGACCAGTTCGTCGCGAGCCCGCGCTTGCGCGGCCTCTACGAACCCGCCGACCAGCAGGTGCGCCGGCCCGATTCGCGCTCGATCGCCGCCTGACCTTGCTTTTTGCGCCCCGCTGGCGCAATCGACGGATTGGCAAGAACAGGACGGGCCCCGCAAAGCGCATGAGCGATTTTATCGAACGCTGGTCTCCCAATTTCGACGAGCGTTCGTTGCCCATTTCGATGATCGTGCTCCACTATACCGGTATGAAGACCGGCGCCGAAGCCATTGATCGGCTTGCCGATCCTGAGGCCAAGGTGTCGGCGCACTATGTCGTCAGCGAGGACGGGCAGATTACCCATATGGTGCCCGAGGAGAAGCGCGCCTGGCACGCCGGCAAATCGCATTGGCGCGGCGTCAGCGACATCAATTCGGCGAGTGTCGGGATCGAGATCGTCAATCCGGGGCACGAATGGGGCTATGTGCCCTTTCCCGAGCCGCAGGTCGCCTCGGTCGTCCGCCTCGTCCACATGATCAAGGATCGTCACACCATCACCCGCGGCAATGTCGTCGGCCATTCGGACATCGCCCCGACGCGCAAGCAGGACCCGGGCGAGCTTTTCCCGTGGGAGGAACTTGCGCGCCGCCGCCTCGCGCTGCCGCGTCCGACCCGCAAGCTCACCGATCCCTTGTGGACCGACGCGGGTTTCCTGCTCGCGCTCGAACGCTTCGGCTATGACGTGACCGACGGTTTCGCGGCAACGGTGGCGTTCCAGCGCCGCTTTCGCCCCGAACTGATCGACGGCACGATCGACGGCGAATGCCGCGCGATCCTGCTCGCGCTGCTGCTGCCGCAGCCCGAGGGCAATTGAACGGCGGGTTTCGGGCGGAAGCTGTCGTTATCTCCCCTCCCGCTTGCGGGAGGGGCCGGGGGTGGGCAGCGACGTTGCGATTGCCCACCCCGCTGCAACTAGCGAACAAGTTCGCAAGTTTCGCTGCCCCTCCCGCCTGCGGGAGGGGAAACCACCTCAACTCCTAAACGTCGTCAATCCACCCCTAAGCCGACACTCCTACAATCGCTCGTAATGTTCGGCAGTTCGCGCTATATTCGCTCGGCCAGAGGGTCGGGCGATCGCCGCCGCGCAAGCGGGGGAGGAAAGTCCGGGCTCCACGGAAACCACGGTGCCGGATAACGTCCGGCGGGCCGGTCCTCCGGGACCGGTTCAGGGAAAGTGCCACAGAGAGCAGACCGCCCAAGGCTTCGGCCCGGCGAAAGGTGAAAGGGTGCGGTAAGAGCGCACCGCGCGGACGGTAACGGACGCGGCACGGCAAACCCCACCGGGAGCAAGGTCGAATAGGGATGGCACGGAGAAATCCAGGGTCGGTTCCGGCCCCGCCGTCCGGGTTGACTGCTCGAGCGTTCGGGTAACCGTTCGCCTAGAGGAATGATCGCCTATCTCCGCAAGGGGTGGACAGAACCCGGCTTACAGACCCTCTGGCAACTCTCCTCCGTCCCCGCATGCGGGAACGCCCGCGCGCGGGCCGCGTTCTCAAGGAACCAGAAAGGGAGCGAAGCCATGAAAGTCGTCGATGACCATGTCGAAGTGACCGAGACCGAGGCAAGCAGCGGGGTAAAGGGGCATAATGTCCGCTATGTGCTGGCTTTTTCGCTGATCGCGGTGATCATCGTGCTGTCCGCCGTGTGGATCATCCCGGCGTTGCTGCAGCCGTGATTGCGGACTCAGGGGTGAGAAGCGGACATTTCCAACATTCGTCATCCCCGCGAAAGCGGGAACCCAGTTCGGGGGCAGCCGACGCACGCACTGGGTTCCCGCTTTCGCGGGAATGACGAGTCAATGAGATACCAAGCGTCGCCTTTCGGTCGAATGCGGCATCAGTCCGCGGGATAACGGACCGCCATTACTTCCCATTCCTTGGGACCGGCAGGAAGCTGCACGGTCCTGAGGTCGCCGACCGCCGCGCCGCGCAGCGCGCGGGCGAGGGGGCTGTTCCAGCCGATCCGGCCTTCGCCGGCCTCGGCTTCGTCGTCGCCGACCAGTGTCACCACGCGCCGCGCATCGTCATCGTCGGCGAGTTCGACCGTCGCGCCGAACCAGATGCGGCTCTTGTCGGGCTGCGCGGCGGGGTCGACGATGCGCGCCGCCTTCATGCGGCGGGCGAGGAAGCCCAGGCGCCGGTCGATCTCGCGCAGCCGCTTGCGGCCATAGATATAATCGCCATTTTCGCTGCGGTCGCCGTTGCCCGCCGCCCAGCTGATCACCTCGACCAGCTTCGGCCGCTCGTCGCCTAACAGCGCATCATATTCGGCGCGCAGCGCGGCATAGCCCGCGGGCGAGATGATGTTGCTTTTGTCTCCGGCCATTGCCCAACCCCTCAAATCGTCATCCCGGCGAAGGCCGGGATCTCGCCGTGCTGTCGAAACGTGAGGGCGAGATCCCGGCCTTCGCCGGGATGACGTTGTGACTATGCCTATCCCGGCGTGCGCTTGCCGAGATAGAAGCTCAGCGGCGCCTTGGGCAGCGTCTTGCCGTCGCGCAGCGTGTCGTAGACGACGGCATTTTCGAGCACGCGCTGGACATAATTCTTCGTCTCGAAAATCGGGATCGCCTCGATCCAGTCGAGGATGTCGACCGCGCCGGTGCGCGGGTCGCCGTTGGCGCGCAGCCATTTGTTCACATTGCCCGGCCCCGCGTTATAGGCCGCGACCGCGAGCGGATAGCTGCCGCCGAAATAGCGCAGCATCTGCTGAAAATAGGTCGATCCCAGCGTCATGTTGTAGTTGGTGTCGGTGGTCAGCGACCCCGCGTCATAGCTCATCCCCAGCTTGCCCGCGACTTCGCGCGCGGTGCCGGGCATCAGCTGCATCATGCCGCGCGCGCCGGCGTGGCTGATCGCGGCGCGGTCGAACTGGCTTTCCTGCCGCGTGATCGCGTGGATGAAGGTCCAGTTGCCTTCGTGGCCCGACGGCACGCGCACTGTCGGGAAGCCCGACACCTCGACCGCGTCGAGGCTGTTCGCCTGCGCGCTGCGGCCGATCATCACGCCGAGGTCGGGGCGCCCGATCTGCTTGGCGAGCTGGCCCGCGAGCACATGGTCGGCGGGCGAGCTGGCCTTTTGCGCAAGTGCGCGCAGGAACGCCGACTGCTCGCGCCACGCGCCGATTTCGCCGAGCGCGCGCGCGGCGCGCACCAGCCGGTCGTCCTCGAACGCGCGGCGCTCGGTGCTGCTGACCTCGATCGTGGAATCCGCCGCCGGCTTGGGCTGCGGGCGGCCCAGCCGTTCGAGCGCCAGCTGGCCGTAGAATTGGTCGTAATGCTGCGCGGCGTCGGCGAAATGCGCGTTGGCGGCGGCACGATCGCCCGCCGCCAGCGCCGCGCGGCCGGCCCAGTAAAAGCCCTTGGTGCGCGTCTGCGCCGAACGCGCGGCCTCGCCATAGGCGCGATAATGCTTCACCGCCTCGGCCGGCCGGCCGAGGTCCTTGAACGCGAGCTGGCCCGCCAGCCAGGCGAGCGAGGTATAATCGTCGCGCACGCCCAGCGGCGTTTCGCGGACGACCGTGCCGGGGGGAAGCGCGTCGCCGAGCTGGCTTGCGATACGATAGGCGGTCGTCTTGTCGCCGCCGGCATCGGCAAGCCGCGCGTTGGTGAGCAGGGTTTCGAGCCATTCCTCGGCATCGGTCGGCGGCTTTGCCAGCGACCGCGGCGCCGCGAGCAGCGCGCGCGCTTCGCCGGCGCGGCCCGACGCGCGCAGCCAGGTCGCCTTGGCGGTGATATAGCCGGGGTCGGTGCGGGTGATCGACGGGTTGGCGCTTTCGACCGCGGCCGCCTGGAACGCCGCATCGACCGCGCCGCTGCGCATCGCGAGCCGCGCCGCGAAGATGCTGCGCTTGCCGGGCGAGGTGTAGGCGAGCTGGCGGCTCGCCGCCGCGGTCGCGCCGAGCCACAACAGCTTGTCCATGCGCGCGTCATGGTCGGCGGGAGTGATCGCGCCGGGGAACATGCTGAGCGCGCGGCTCGTTTCATAATCGTCGAGCGGCCCGCTCGTCCACGCGCGGCGGACCGCGGCATCGGCGTCCTCGCGCCGGCCCGCCGCGTTGAGCGCGAGCGCGTAGCGCAGCTCTCCGCTCGCGGTCTGCGGCGGATAGGCCTGGAAATAGGCGAGGGTGCGCTGCGGATCATAGCTGTCGAGCGAGATCGCTTTCTCCGCGCGCGTGCGCAGTTTTTGGGCGTCGGGCCAGCCGCGGTTCGCCATCAGGAAGCGCGACAGCTGGTCGAACGAGGCTCCCGTGTTCGCGGTCAGGCGACGCCATTCCATCACCGCATCGCCGACCGAATTGGGCGAGGGCGGCGGGCCCGATACCGAGGCGAGCCCCATCTGGGCCCGATACCAGGCCATTTGTTCGGGCGTGAGTTCGCTGGCGTGAGCGATGGTTGGGACGAGAAGGGACGCGGCGAGCGCGAGGCGGGAGATACGGGACAGCGAGATCATACCGGCCATGCTAATGCCAAACTCCTTGCGGGGCGCTGAATAGACGTCCAATAGCGGCGCGCTGGCCGGATTCTATCGGTCGGAGCGGTCCATTGTAAAGGAGCGGAGCATGTTTTCGGGTTCGATTCCCGCCTTGGTGACGCCATTCCGCGACGGGGCGTTCGACGCGCCGGCGTTCGCGCGCCTCGTGGACTGGCAGATCAAAGAGGGCACCAGCGCGCTGGTCCCGTGCGGAACGACCGGCGAAAGTCCGACGCTCGGCTTCGAGGAACATTATCGGGTCATCGACTGCTGCATCGAGGCGGCGGCGGGCCGCGTGCCCGTGATCGCAGGCTGCGGGTCGAACGACACCGCGACCGCGATCCGCCACATGCGCCACGCGCAGGCGGCGGGCGCGGATGCGGCGCTGGTCGTTGCGCCCTATTACAACAAGCCGTCGCAGGAGGGGCTGATCGCGCATTACAAGGCACTCGCCGAAGCGAGCGACCTGCCGATCGTCGTCTATAACGTCCCCAGCCGCACCGTCGCCGACATCAGCGCCGAGACGATGTGCCGGCTCGCTGAAATCCCGAGCGTCGTCGCGATCAAGGATGCGAGCGGCGATCTTGCGCGCGTCACGATTCAGCGGGCAGGGGCGGGCAAGGACTTCTGCCAGCTCTCGGGCAATGACGACCTCTGGCTTCCGCACGCGGTGATGGGCGGCGCCGGCTGCATCTCGGTCACCGCCAATGTCGCCCCGCGCCTCTGCGCCGATTTCGCCGCGGCCTGTGCGGCGGGGGACTGGGCGCGCGCGCTGACGCTCCACGACCGCTTGTTCGGTCTGCACAAGGCGATGTTTTCCGACACCTCGCCCGGGCCGGTCAAATATGCGCTGTCGCGTCTCCACGACTGGTTTTCGCCCGAAGTGCGCCTACCTATCATCCCGGCGTCCGACGCATCGTGCAAGGCCGTCGATGCCGCGATGGCCGCCGCTGGGGTGATTTAGGATATGTTGGCCGTTCGATCCTTCCTTCTCCGTTCGCGTCGAGCGAAGTCGAGACGCCCATCGGGCGCGCACTCCTTCGGGGTGTCTCGACTTCGCTCGACACGAACGGGATCAGAGTTGACGCTTTAGGTTTCATCATGGCCCGTCCGCAGTCCGCCGCCGAATTCGACAAGAAAAAGGTCGTCGCCGAGAACCGGCGCGCGCGCTTCGACTATGCGATCGAGCAGGTGTTCGAGGCCGGCATCGCGCTGCAGGGCACCGAGGTGAAGTCGCTGCGTTTCGGCGAGGGGACGATCGCCGAGAGCTATGCCGAGGTCAGCGGCGGCGAGGTGTGGCTGATCAACGCGAACATCCCCGAATTCAGCCACGGCAACCGCTTCAACCACGAGCCCAAGCGCCCGCGCAAGCTGCTGCTCAATTGGCGCGAGATCAACAAGCTGCATGCGGGCGTGATGCGCCAGGGCATGACGCTCGTGCCGCTCTCGGTCTATTTCAACAGCCGCGGCCGCGCCAAGGTCGAACTCGCGCTCGCCAAGGGCAAGAAGGCGCACGACAAGCGCGAGTCGATCAAGGAACGCGACTGGAAGCGCGACAAGCAGCGGCTGATGAAGGACCGCGGATGAGCGGGGGCAAGCAGCGCGACCCAAAGGGGCGGGACAAGGCGGCGGTCATGAACTGGATCCGCCGCAACTCGCCAACGCGCGAGGAATTGCTCGCGAGCCGCTTCGTCAAACCGTTCGCGCACCGGGTCGCGCACAGCCATTTGTGGCGCTTCACGCGCACCTCGGTGCCGCGCGGCACCGCGCTCGGGCTGTTCGTCGGCATCTTCTTCCTGATCCCGGGCGTCCAGATATTGGGCGTCGCGCTGCTCGCGCTGCCCTTCCGCGCCAACATCCCGATCGGTGCGGCGATGACCTTCCTGTCGAACCCGGTGACGACGCCGTTCATCATCCTCGCCTCTGTATGGCTCGGCGACTGGCTGTTCGGGCTTCACGCCAACAGCGCGACCTTTTCGGCGATGATCGAGCATGGCGCGTCAGCGGGCGAGTGGGTGCGCTGGGTGTTTTCCGATGCCGCGCCCGCCATGCTCGCGGGGCTGTTCGTGATCTCGGTCGTCTCGGCGGCGGTGGGCTATGTGCTCGCGACATTGTTCTGGGACAATTGGA from uncultured Sphingopyxis sp. carries:
- a CDS encoding chemotaxis protein CheB is translated as MMLVDDSLVVRSILERIVDQRAGLKICASVASAHEALDYLSREPVDVVVLDVEMPGMNGIDALPHILERAEKARVLILSSNCVEGGPAAIEALALGASDTLAKPGRGSFSGRFADVLTERIMTLGHQQDHPAPVPVAERRAPAPPALAIDTDQPIECIAVAASTGGIPAFTNFLAHLDPRIAAPILLTQHLPDAFMEFYAKQIGMMTSRRVRVAEAGMAIEPNSIYLAPGDAHLIVVEGVRRREIALDRHPVDNGCCPSADPMLDSVAEVYGKGGIAVILSGMGRDGAIGAARLKDAGGTIFAQAPESCVIWGMPGAVAKSGIAAATLNPDAIALMLGSFMPGRRKP
- a CDS encoding CheR family methyltransferase; protein product: MMGGSASESAYRVLMGVLESRTGQTLSPSRIWRIEMSLKPVMQRHGIADLDALVAALVTSNSRALLDDTVDAMLNNETYFYREYSVFDEIAATALEQIREVNKLRRRLTIWHCGVSTGQEAYSMAMLIAEQGAKWAGWQVDIVGTDVSHHAIGRARVGLYTQFEIQRGLPVQRMVRWFDQTEAGWLAKADLRRRIDFSVQNMLIDRPPLASPADLIFCRNLLLYFSAPMRQKAFARLRAMAAPQSFLVLGAGETVLGQTDQFVASPRLRGLYEPADQQVRRPDSRSIAA
- a CDS encoding N-acetylmuramoyl-L-alanine amidase yields the protein MSDFIERWSPNFDERSLPISMIVLHYTGMKTGAEAIDRLADPEAKVSAHYVVSEDGQITHMVPEEKRAWHAGKSHWRGVSDINSASVGIEIVNPGHEWGYVPFPEPQVASVVRLVHMIKDRHTITRGNVVGHSDIAPTRKQDPGELFPWEELARRRLALPRPTRKLTDPLWTDAGFLLALERFGYDVTDGFAATVAFQRRFRPELIDGTIDGECRAILLALLLPQPEGN
- the greB gene encoding transcription elongation factor GreB, with product MAGDKSNIISPAGYAALRAEYDALLGDERPKLVEVISWAAGNGDRSENGDYIYGRKRLREIDRRLGFLARRMKAARIVDPAAQPDKSRIWFGATVELADDDDARRVVTLVGDDEAEAGEGRIGWNSPLARALRGAAVGDLRTVQLPAGPKEWEVMAVRYPAD
- a CDS encoding lytic transglycosylase domain-containing protein encodes the protein MAGMISLSRISRLALAASLLVPTIAHASELTPEQMAWYRAQMGLASVSGPPPSPNSVGDAVMEWRRLTANTGASFDQLSRFLMANRGWPDAQKLRTRAEKAISLDSYDPQRTLAYFQAYPPQTASGELRYALALNAAGRREDADAAVRRAWTSGPLDDYETSRALSMFPGAITPADHDARMDKLLWLGATAAASRQLAYTSPGKRSIFAARLAMRSGAVDAAFQAAAVESANPSITRTDPGYITAKATWLRASGRAGEARALLAAPRSLAKPPTDAEEWLETLLTNARLADAGGDKTTAYRIASQLGDALPPGTVVRETPLGVRDDYTSLAWLAGQLAFKDLGRPAEAVKHYRAYGEAARSAQTRTKGFYWAGRAALAAGDRAAANAHFADAAQHYDQFYGQLALERLGRPQPKPAADSTIEVSSTERRAFEDDRLVRAARALGEIGAWREQSAFLRALAQKASSPADHVLAGQLAKQIGRPDLGVMIGRSAQANSLDAVEVSGFPTVRVPSGHEGNWTFIHAITRQESQFDRAAISHAGARGMMQLMPGTAREVAGKLGMSYDAGSLTTDTNYNMTLGSTYFQQMLRYFGGSYPLAVAAYNAGPGNVNKWLRANGDPRTGAVDILDWIEAIPIFETKNYVQRVLENAVVYDTLRDGKTLPKAPLSFYLGKRTPG
- the dapA gene encoding 4-hydroxy-tetrahydrodipicolinate synthase, coding for MFSGSIPALVTPFRDGAFDAPAFARLVDWQIKEGTSALVPCGTTGESPTLGFEEHYRVIDCCIEAAAGRVPVIAGCGSNDTATAIRHMRHAQAAGADAALVVAPYYNKPSQEGLIAHYKALAEASDLPIVVYNVPSRTVADISAETMCRLAEIPSVVAIKDASGDLARVTIQRAGAGKDFCQLSGNDDLWLPHAVMGGAGCISVTANVAPRLCADFAAACAAGDWARALTLHDRLFGLHKAMFSDTSPGPVKYALSRLHDWFSPEVRLPIIPASDASCKAVDAAMAAAGVI
- the smpB gene encoding SsrA-binding protein SmpB produces the protein MARPQSAAEFDKKKVVAENRRARFDYAIEQVFEAGIALQGTEVKSLRFGEGTIAESYAEVSGGEVWLINANIPEFSHGNRFNHEPKRPRKLLLNWREINKLHAGVMRQGMTLVPLSVYFNSRGRAKVELALAKGKKAHDKRESIKERDWKRDKQRLMKDRG
- a CDS encoding DUF2062 domain-containing protein, translated to MNWIRRNSPTREELLASRFVKPFAHRVAHSHLWRFTRTSVPRGTALGLFVGIFFLIPGVQILGVALLALPFRANIPIGAAMTFLSNPVTTPFIILASVWLGDWLFGLHANSATFSAMIEHGASAGEWVRWVFSDAAPAMLAGLFVISVVSAAVGYVLATLFWDNWIRLRWRRKLARARDQRLEASTSDTAAG